In the genome of Flammeovirga agarivorans, the window AATAGCTTTACAAGAAAATGGTCTTTAAAATCAAACCTTCTCTTACCAAGCTATCTCTTTCTTTCGGCTAGCTTGTTCTTCAACCCATCGCAAAATCCAAAAACTCATTTTTCAATTCTATTTCTTTCTGACAGCTTTTAGGGTGTTTTATCTAAATACTAAAAACAAGAAAAATGAATCATAGAATTATGGATATCATAAATTTTAAGAACAAGCTGATAATTGCTGGTACAAGATACTTCCAAAACCATACAATGATGGATAGTTTCACTAAGGAGTTTATTGAGTCTAACAACTTGCACCAATTTAATACGCAGTTGGTGTCTGGTGGTGGCAGAGGTGCGGATGAACTAGGAGAGGAGTTTGCAATTAGAAATGGTTTTAAGCTAAAGAAGTTTCTACCGGATTGGTCTCAGGGAAAAAAGGCGGGTCCTTTAAGAAATAAGCAGATGGCAGAATATGCCACTCATTTGATTTGCTTTTGGGATGGTGAAAGTCCAGGCTCAAAAAGTATGATTCAGTTGGCAAGAAGATACGGTTTGAAGTATCGGGTGGTAGATTATAAGCGGAATCGTATTGTTGAGGAAAATGCCGGTCTGCTGTTTAGGAAATAGGTTATGATGATCAGTAGTTTTAGAGTTTATCTTCTTTGGGAGGTAGACTCTTTTTTGATACTGTCGGCAGTCCTATTGCAGATATAAGGAATTATATCTGCAATCAAATTCACCTGTTCATACATTGAAATGTATAAACAATTTCATGTGGCGACAGTGATAAAATGAAGAGAGCTTTGTTTCTTGCCTTGGTGTTGGTGCCCTTTATATTAGCTTACATTTATGTAAATAAAAAATTAGTTTAGTACAAACCTAGTAAGGTCTTTATTTGAATAGGTGTTATACACATTTCAATTCCATATAGTTCAGTGCAAAACTTCATTGATAGAATTGGAGTATCTACTTTACACTTATTTCAATTCAATATAGTTCAGAGCAAAACTGCAGCTTCTGCCATAGAACAAATGAAGTCACGGAAATTTCAATTCAATATAGTTCAGAGCAAAACATGGACATCTCCTTCCTTTCTGTATCGCCATGCGTTATTTCAATTCAATATAGTTCAGAGCAAAACTAAGCAATATTCACGGCCCATTCTGTGTTTTGTCTATTTCAATTCAATATAGTTCAGAGCAAAACTTCATTTCAAGCATCGATTGAACGCGTGGCACGACAATTTCAATTCAATATAGTTCAGAGCAAAACAGTAATTGTCTTACACGTAAAGATCTGTGAATAATATTTCAATTCAATATAGTTCAGAGCAAAACAGCTAGGATTCCTTCCTGGAGATATCAAAGAGAAAAATTTCAATTCAATATAGTTCAGAGCAAAACCCTTGGGCAGCAAATAACCACAAAGCAACTTACTAATTTCAATTCAATATAGTTCAGAGCAAAACTTTCATTAAGAAAGTAAAGATCGTAAGACAAGGTGTATTTCAATTCAATATAGTTCAGAGCAAAACAATCAGTAGCACTACTCCAATCTACTCTTACAGTGAAATTTCAATTCAATATAGTTCAGAGCAAAACCCCCGTAAAAAAGTCTCAAAATTTTCGTAAATATAGCCCAAAAGGCATAAAAACTTGATGAATTTTACATCTAAAGTCGTCGACCTTTATTAATAAGATTTACCTCCGTTTACGACGACTAGTTTAAATTGTTGAAAATTAGATATTTATACATGTCAGTATTGAGTTTGTCAAGTTACACTGAAAATTTTAATTTCCTCGACGACTAAAGGAAGTTATTTATGGATGATTTTTCTTGTCCTATGATTTCTTTGTTTAGCCATTTTTTACTTTTGTTATTGAAGATAATTAATGAGTCACCTTCTTGCATAATCTCATTTGCATCTGCCTTTAAGTTTTCTAATTGAATGTTTGTAAGCTCACCTTCAAATACTGAGTTTTGAATCCAATTGAGATATTTTCGACACAATTTAAGCATTTTTCCACCTCGCTTTGTATTGATATCATATACTAAAATTATATACATACTATTTCTATTTTACTAATGTTTTCCTACTTACCACCATGTTTTAAAACCTTGATACTGTTCGATGCTCATTAGGTGTTTGGAGAGTTTGTAACATTCCAGTTTTATGAGGTGCTTATAGCTTACATGCCGTCCAAGTTTTCTATGTTTGATAGTATCTGTGAGTTTATCATCCCATGCTTTCATCACAATTTTCCGACCTGATTCTTTGAGTAGGCAAGCATTTACTTCATTCCTAAAATGTTTTACCTGAATGTGTTTTTTGTTGACCAATGAGAATATTAATCTATCTACAAGAATAGGTTTGAATATCTCTGCTACGTCTAACGCGAGGGAATACCTTCTGACACCTGGTTCATGTAGAAAACTGATTGTAGGGTCTAGTTGTGTGTGATAAAGCATATCTAGACAGGCTGTGTAACAGATCATATTACAAAAACTGATTAAAGCATTAATTGGATCTGTTGGAGGTTGTCTTTCTCTTCCGTTAAAGGGAAATGTAGGTATAATTTTATTGAAAGCTGAATAATAGACTTGTCTGATATTGCCTTCAATTCCCATTAGCTCATCTACTTTAGTAGTGTGATTGATTTGTTTTATCAGTTCCTCAATAATGAGAATCTCTTCTGCGGTATTTTTATTTCTGTTCTGATAGTATTTCAAATTCTTAAGCATGTTGAATGCTCCAACGTTGATAAACTCTTGGGCTAAGGTGATTCTTTTCATAGGATCACTATAGTGGAGACTTTGCTGTACATGTAACTGCCCTGCTTGTAGATACTCTTTAGGGTAAAAGGAACCGGTGTAATGTTCGTAATAATCAAAAAAATGAACTCCTATTCCGTTTTTACCGAGGAAGTTATAAAGTGCAGAGTTGGCATCAAGGCTTCCAAACACATATAAATTAGCAACTTGCTCAATGGGTAAATATCTTGCTTGTCCTTCGTTTACATTTTCATCTACAGGTACAAATTTCAAGGTATTGTCTTTTCGGCTAAGTCTACCAGGATTAAATAAGTAAAATGATTTTTTCATAATATTGCTATTCTCCGCTCCAGCAAAAGTCAAAATAGGAACACTTTTTACATTTACTTATTTGTAGTCTGTCGGGACAAGTACCTTTGATTATTGTATCTGCTTGGTTAATCCAACTTTCAACAAGGTCTTGATCTTCCTCTGTATCCCAATCTACTGTTTTTGTGATTCTCAATTTAGGATATTCGATAATTGCGGTAGGTTCCGCTATTCCGATCTTATGTAATAGATATAAGTAATATTTTACTTGAGCATTGTGAGCGAATGATTTTTTATTCGATTTTTTGATTTCATGAATTGTATTTGATTTCGGATCAAAAAAGTCAATTTTTGCTATTCCTAAATCTAATTCCTGCCATTTTAGTGCTCTTTGTGGGTAGGTCGTTTCTCCAATCAATTTACCTTCAGCAACAAGCTCAGAGGTACTTTCCATTCTTAAATGATGAGCGTGCAACCAAAGTTTTCTGTGACATAGGTGAAGGTAAGAAACGATAGTTGGTGTTATGGTCATTGTATTGACATGAGGAAAAGAGGTCTCTTAATTTTTCAACTAAGAGACCTCTTTAGGGTTAAAGAGTGACTTTCTCTTGTGCTGGATTGTGCTTTGATAATAGCTCAATTATTTTTGATCTAGCATCATTGATAGCCGTTGGAGAAGCATTAAAACTATTGGAATAAGCAGCTGCAGACTCTGTAATAAATGCATCATCACTTAAAACTAATTGAGCGTGCTCTTCTTGGTCAAGTTCGGCTCTGATTGCTCCTGATACTTCATGTACGTTTGTGGATGTTGCAACCGCCAATATTTCCATCATAGAGAAGTTACGAGATTGATTGGAAGTAATTCTCCAGTTCAAAATACCATCTACAATATGAGGAATAAGCATTTCTCTTTTCTCTTTTGGAAGAATCAGCTGATCGTCTTTCTGCTCCCAACCTTGCTCTAGAAGTTTGTCTTTCACTTCTTCTGTAAGTTCTGAGTCAATTTTAGAAAACTTTACGCTGAAAAGACGGTTGAGATCTATAGCTACATCAAATATAAAAATACCTGTTGCAGATCTCTGCTCTTGAAGAAACTTAGTAGTGAAAGATCTTGAAGAAAATTCTTCTAATAACTGATCAACTGCTTCTTCATCCAAGATATTATCTCCTTCTTTGAATACCACTACATTGTTGTTTCTATCTCTTCTATCGAACGTCCCTGTTGTTTCGTTTACTCCTGCTAAAAGAGGGTGAATAGGTCTCATAGCAGAAATGGATAGGGGAGACCTTCTTTTGATATTTGAAGATTTATTGATATTCATCCAACCACCAAGTAATTGATCAACATAAGTTGGATCACATGGTGTAGAAACTGCACCTTCTGATACTTCAGTTTTACCTTTCTTCTTGGAAACGATATTTTCAAAAGTGGTAGGAGCAAGCTGAAAATTTCCGGAGTTGGCTATTTCTTCGATGATACAACGTTTTACTTGTTGGCCAGAAGAATAAGGTAGTCTTTTATTAAAAGTAGGATCCCAGTAGGTTTTTTGACCATCTGCTACATTGAAAATAGAATGGTCCACTTTTTTAGCGATGCTGATATATAATGTATTCATGTTTTTTATTTTTTTGGTTTAATTGATTAGTTGAATTTTTCCAGCTTGGCATATTCTAGTTTTACCAGTAATGCAAACATCTTGAAGTCTGATTTATTCAGTTTCAGTAAAACAGATTGAATTTCAGTGATTAGGTTTTTATAATCACCTTCTAGATCAGGAATAATTTCACAAAGTGTATCGATGTAATTTGCTTTGGTATTATTACCGAAGAGACCTTTTTCCACCTTGTTTTTACGATCTGTTTTATTTGTGGAGTTTCTATATTCCACTAACATTTTAGCTGTTTCTTCTATTAATTTCTGTGCTTTTTCCAGTTGTGTTCCTAACATTACTAATAGATATGTTTTTAGTTGAAAATAATTTTTTTCATCATACTTATATGCTTTCTGCATTTCGAGCATTTTTTCTAAAGAAGGAGGTTGTAGGGTTCTCATACTTACACGCATAGTATCTACAATTCTCATAGATGATAATCCAAATAATGCTCTAAACTCTTTACTATCTAACTTTTTACCTGTCAAGTGCTCATACATTTTGCTCAGAGATCTACAGTACTTGAAATCAAGAACTAAAAATCCCATGGTAGATTTCATCTGTCCAATAGCTCCCATAGATGGGGTTACTTTGTTTAATTCTTTACCGAAGTACTTGTTCAGTGTAAAGTAAAGCTCTGACCAATAGATAGGTTCTACCATTACTCCTTTTTTATCAGGTTTAAAGAACCCTTCTCTATCTAAAGTTTGAAAGTCTGTTTGACCTTTAAAGTGATTTGAAAGTCTATAATTCAGCCATTGACCATTCCAAGATGCTAACTTATTTGGTTGCAAGTTTGTAGATTCATTATTAAGAAGCTGTCTGTAAATTTTCCATCCCTCAAATACTATGGTGAGTACTTCGGGTTCAGAAAAATATAAATTTTGACCTCCAGCCATTCCAACTTCTAATGAATAGCCTATAAAAGCTAGCATTGAATCTTCTTTTCCGTTTCTCATCAAGATATTAGAAACTCCAAAAGATGTAGCTTTTAATGCTTTCGCATCACTTGCAGGAAACCCAGGTGCTATAGCATCATCAAGAACTTCAAAATCTTTACTTTCATAATCTGCAATATGATCGGCTAGACTTCTATTTTTAAATGCGGCATTTGAAAATGGAGAATTAATACAATATATAAGGTTATTATTCACTCCATCATCAAAAAGAATATGAACACATTCCTTAAAAAAATCTTCTAAAGACTTCTTTTGGGTGTTATATAAAATTCGACCCGTATCTGTTGTTATCATCGTTTATCATTTTAGTATTTAACCCTAACTCTGAATAAGCTCTATCAGGTATTACAAATGGTCTCGCTCCTGTTTCTAGCTGAGCGCAATCACTAACATGATAGGTGCTAGCAGGAATTTCCATCAGCATCTTTTCTTCATAGTTTGCTTTTTCATATTGACTTACTTCTGATTCAAGGATTACTTTTACTGAATCAATTTCAAGAAGTTCTATGAAGGTAGATTTAGTATTACTGCAGAGTTTTTCTATGTTGATGGATTGATCACTTTTGAAAATACAGTGTGTATCAATATCCATAAGATCCACCTCTGGATAGACATAATCAATTTTTTCCTGCATACTCGTCTGGTGAAGAATTGCGTCATTTGGAAGCATTTCGTAGGTTCTGTCTAGTATTTTTAGTTCATAAGGAAGAGCTTCTTTTTCATCTTCTGGAGGTGCAATGACGTAAATTGGTTTATGAATTCTTGTCTTTGCATCTAAAGACGAAGCAACTCTTTTTCGGTGTACTCTGCCTAGTCTCTGTATCAGTGCATCTAATGGAGCTACTTCTGTGACCATAATATCAAAGCTGATATCAAGAGAAACTTCAACGATTTGCGTAGAAACTACAATACATGCTTCTTCCATCGTATTGTAATGGTCGATCAAGTCTTGCTCTTTTTGGTTTCGTTCACCTTTTTTGAACTTACTATGCACCAACATAGTATCTACATCAGGGTAAAGTTCTGATAGGGTAGTATACATCTGTTGTGCATTAGCCACTCGATTACATATTACAAGTACCTTTTGTTTGGCTTTTATTGCTTTTTGAAGTATTGGAAAAGTTGCTTCAAAGTCATCAACCTTATGAATTGTATGTCTGTCATAGCTAGATAGAGTCTCATCATTAAATGAAACTTCATAAGTATCTTCTCCCAATCTTTTCAAGATTTCTTCATACAACTTTGTTGGAATAGTGGCAGTACCTACGTGAATTCTGCACCCTAGACCCTTTAATACTTCTATGAGCTTCAAGACTATTGCTTGTGATGCTCTATTATAAGTATGTACTTCATCTAGGATAATATCACATCCTTTGACATCTAACAGTTGAGCCTCATATCCCTTCAGCCCAAAGATCAAACCTGCTAGTTGATGAGGAGTTAAGATAGTAATACTTGCTCCCACTTTTCCTTGAAGCTCTGTTTCGAAATCAGTACCTCTTCGCACTACTTTAGAAGCAGAGTGCTGTACTCTTAGGTCGAGTTCAGGATTATCTGCTCTTAAGTCTTTACCAATACGGTGAAGCATGGCGTTGATGGAGGCTTGAAAAGGGAGTGTATAAAAAACTCTGCCTTTTGTTCGCTTCATCATAAAATTGGTTTTGCCTGCTCCTGTTGGTGCTACACATAGTGTATGCTTTTTCTC includes:
- a CDS encoding SLOG family protein, producing the protein MNHRIMDIINFKNKLIIAGTRYFQNHTMMDSFTKEFIESNNLHQFNTQLVSGGGRGADELGEEFAIRNGFKLKKFLPDWSQGKKAGPLRNKQMAEYATHLICFWDGESPGSKSMIQLARRYGLKYRVVDYKRNRIVEENAGLLFRK
- the cas2 gene encoding CRISPR-associated endonuclease Cas2; the protein is MYIILVYDINTKRGGKMLKLCRKYLNWIQNSVFEGELTNIQLENLKADANEIMQEGDSLIIFNNKSKKWLNKEIIGQEKSSINNFL
- the cas3 gene encoding CRISPR-associated helicase Cas3', with protein sequence MKEQLNKLKAKSEDYKGHQLSLFEHTEDVYHSIIKFAQYLNVDVEICKKGAVLHDMGKAHPWFQESLKGIRPEKAYRHELGSLFFLPLFPKEEWDVLIELVVSHHKSIQNDPSNRGILDLLKEDEEFIDWHLEGWEIWSKETALIWKEFDIEYRDISEDEAREAFDYVLDFCESIDFGVSAWKGILMGADHIASAMVDNTELSLERMFKTPDLRFYNTTHPLYPISEIPPSEKKHTLCVAPTGAGKTNFMMKRTKGRVFYTLPFQASINAMLHRIGKDLRADNPELDLRVQHSASKVVRRGTDFETELQGKVGASITILTPHQLAGLIFGLKGYEAQLLDVKGCDIILDEVHTYNRASQAIVLKLIEVLKGLGCRIHVGTATIPTKLYEEILKRLGEDTYEVSFNDETLSSYDRHTIHKVDDFEATFPILQKAIKAKQKVLVICNRVANAQQMYTTLSELYPDVDTMLVHSKFKKGERNQKEQDLIDHYNTMEEACIVVSTQIVEVSLDISFDIMVTEVAPLDALIQRLGRVHRKRVASSLDAKTRIHKPIYVIAPPEDEKEALPYELKILDRTYEMLPNDAILHQTSMQEKIDYVYPEVDLMDIDTHCIFKSDQSINIEKLCSNTKSTFIELLEIDSVKVILESEVSQYEKANYEEKMLMEIPASTYHVSDCAQLETGARPFVIPDRAYSELGLNTKMINDDNNRYGSNFI
- the cas1b gene encoding type I-B CRISPR-associated endonuclease Cas1b: MKKSFYLFNPGRLSRKDNTLKFVPVDENVNEGQARYLPIEQVANLYVFGSLDANSALYNFLGKNGIGVHFFDYYEHYTGSFYPKEYLQAGQLHVQQSLHYSDPMKRITLAQEFINVGAFNMLKNLKYYQNRNKNTAEEILIIEELIKQINHTTKVDELMGIEGNIRQVYYSAFNKIIPTFPFNGRERQPPTDPINALISFCNMICYTACLDMLYHTQLDPTISFLHEPGVRRYSLALDVAEIFKPILVDRLIFSLVNKKHIQVKHFRNEVNACLLKESGRKIVMKAWDDKLTDTIKHRKLGRHVSYKHLIKLECYKLSKHLMSIEQYQGFKTWW
- a CDS encoding CRISPR-associated protein Cas7 encodes the protein MNTLYISIAKKVDHSIFNVADGQKTYWDPTFNKRLPYSSGQQVKRCIIEEIANSGNFQLAPTTFENIVSKKKGKTEVSEGAVSTPCDPTYVDQLLGGWMNINKSSNIKRRSPLSISAMRPIHPLLAGVNETTGTFDRRDRNNNVVVFKEGDNILDEEAVDQLLEEFSSRSFTTKFLQEQRSATGIFIFDVAIDLNRLFSVKFSKIDSELTEEVKDKLLEQGWEQKDDQLILPKEKREMLIPHIVDGILNWRITSNQSRNFSMMEILAVATSTNVHEVSGAIRAELDQEEHAQLVLSDDAFITESAAAYSNSFNASPTAINDARSKIIELLSKHNPAQEKVTL
- a CDS encoding CRISPR-associated protein Cas4; translated protein: MTITPTIVSYLHLCHRKLWLHAHHLRMESTSELVAEGKLIGETTYPQRALKWQELDLGIAKIDFFDPKSNTIHEIKKSNKKSFAHNAQVKYYLYLLHKIGIAEPTAIIEYPKLRITKTVDWDTEEDQDLVESWINQADTIIKGTCPDRLQISKCKKCSYFDFCWSGE